attGTTTAGTAATTCCCAacaattctttttttcattgAATATTTCAGCGCTGTTAATAAGGTcctataaaaaaaaaaaaaaaaaaaagaataataataataataataaataaataaataaataaatgaaatagATATAATAGCACGATATTTATGTATctcttatatttattctgATTAACGTATTTTCcaaaaatacaaatatatataatatatattcatataaattctaaaaaaaataaactatttaatagaatatattacccctttatgtttatttatcCCCCCATATACCACCAAATGGTTCTCCCAAATAAAGGCGACCATATTTGATCTAGGTAAGTTCATATTGGGGCCGTCAACCCAGTTATTAATTTGGAAGTCGTAAATTTCGACCGAGCTTAAATTTTTAACACCTGTTGAGCCACctattaaaagaatataaatataaatataaataaataattaattaaatacatacatatatatatatatatatatatatatattcaacGAACATATGTTGATGTACAAAAACGATGTGCTCATTCTCCCCCCACCCCCCTCCATCTTTTATGTAACACATTATTCATCCTGTTCATACCTATTGCATATATTTTCCCCTTAAAAACTATAGTTGCTAATCCTAAGCGAGCTTGTTTCAATGATTTACACATAACCCATCTCATATTTTTCTCCTTCAAATTTAACATTTCTACACTTTTATGAACTTTCCCATATTCCCCAATTCCATCTTTTCCCCctataataaaaatcatgttttgaaaaaaaatggcACTGGCTGAATGTCTGACACAGTTAAGTGGTGGTAAAGATCTCCAAGAATTTATTTTACTATCAAAATATTCGACactttttaatattcttTCATCTCCTTCTCCACctaatataaataaatcgTTATTATCTGTACATATACCACAAAAATTGGATCTTGAAAAGTGCatgatatttatttgtttccattttttattttccatacaatatttttcaactaatccatattttttttttccgTCTGTTCCTCCAATGGCTAGTATACAGCCATTTTTTgttaaacataaaaaatgacCATATCTGAAAAAGGGTAATTTctttatccttttttttaaaacataatTTTCACCTTCATCAATTGATATATTCATAGATATTAATTCATTGTTTGaatctatatttttttgtgaaTCGTTGATGACATAAGAATATACAATATCTACCTcgttattattttcattaattttctctttatttatattacatatattgtctacatctttattataatggTGTAGTTCATCTGGTAtggatatatttttataaaaatcaCAATTATTCAATTCATTACTATCAAAATGgtatatgttattattattattattattactactagTTTTATAAGTATTAGTATTATTGTGtgtataatttattttatttatattatttctatcATTCAAAGCTAACGATTTTAAAACActattttcattttttaatattttatctttttttatatcttccaatatatcattactttccttattaaaaaattcaatTCTCTTCAAATTATCATCTGAAGAAACATCTTTACTTAAGACAtccatttatattaatttgtGTAAATGCATATGATGAGCATATAAtcataagaaaaaaaaaataaaaaaaaaataaaaaaaaaaaaaataaaaaaaaccaAGAATATGCAAATNNNNNNNNNNNNNNNNNNNNNNNNNNNNNNNNNNNNNNNNNNNNNNNNNNNNNNNNNNNNNNNNNNNNNNNNNNNNNNNNNNNNNNNNNNNNNNNNNNNNNNNNNNNNNNNNNNNNNNNNNNNNNNNNNNNNNNNNNNNNNNNNNNNNNNNNNNNNNNNNNNNNNNNNNNNNNNNNNNNNNNNNNNNNNNNNNNNNNNNNNNNNNNNNNNNNNNNNNNNNNNNNNNNNNNNNNNNNNNNNNNNNNNNNNNNNNNNNNNNNNNNNNNNNNNNNNNNNNNNNNNNNNNNNNNNNNNNNNNNNNNNNNNNNNNNNNNNNNNNNNNNNNNNNNNNNNNNNNNNNNNNNNNNNNNNNNNNNNNNNNNNNNNNNNNNNNNNNNNNNNNNNNNNNNNNNNNNNNNNNaaaaaaaattttttattaaacaaacttttttatataatttttttaaaaaaaaaaaatagaaaaaaaaaaaaaaaaaaaaaaaaaaaaaaaaaaaaaaaaaaaaaaaacaaaaatatacaaatatgtcataaaaatgagaaaaaatattatatatatatatattattattatatttttttttttttttcttttttttttttaaagaaacaaatataataaaacgaaaatatttataaaatactgcgaaacaaaatattataatatgtatttatatacattatgttaatttaaacatatttatgtggcaaaatataaaaattttaattgaatactataaaaaaaaaaaaattcaaaacCAAGACtggaatatttttaatatttatataaagaacaaaaaattaaatacttataaaaagtaataaattataaatagtgatcattataaatttatacttttataGTTCtcattaattaaaaaaaaattatctcactgaaataatattaagattaaacaaaaaaaaaaaaaaaaaaattatttgtaGAATATAgctattttttttttttttcttttttaattttctgtactataattatatatattatttaacacatatatatatatatatatatatatttataatatacaatataatgaatatacaaaaaaaaaaaaaaaaaattttttttattaaattctCACAACACATAAAATAAGATGAGATCGTTTAGAAATGTTGTATAAACATTAAAGGTGTACAGTTTAATTtcaatttatttatttttttttttgaaaaaaaaaaacctttacaatattatagaaatatattttcatatttaacATTAAActtttgtaatatatttaaattaaaaatgtgtataataaaaaaataaataaatataaatatatatatatatatatatatatatatattacattttttacaaCATAGAATTATTGTACAAAAAGTGCATGATAAAAAagagaagaaaaataattatataatatataatgtattcgagcatataatatttgttctaagtaaaaaaatatatattttttttgatgtGTTGTTTAATAGCATAAGTATAAAGTATTATCCATgtgtaaaaatatacattaaaaatttttataataatgaaatgaaGAATAGAGCTTCAAAACAACATTTTAGTAACATAAAAGGAAGCATAAAGTATAtagtacatatatatatatatatatatatcaatccaatttcataaaaatttgGCTACCTGTTTCTAATAGAATaaaattttgtattttaaGTTATCAATacaaagaaaataaaagagGAACTATTCTCtggaatatatatgtttgttgtagattgttatatatatatatatatatatatatatatatatatatatttatgtatatttgtatattttgtaatatatagTTAGAAattaacaatatatatttattaaactataatgaatataaatattattataaattgTTAAGTTTGTTTCTTTGGatattgaaaatataatatttcaaattTTCTTATCATCTTAATTCATAACCactatttattttattttttccctACGATTTATAAagttttaaatatataatataaacaagATTAACATGAAAAACAAAGAACAATGAACTCACTCTCTCCCTCcaggaaaaaaaaaaataaaataaaaaattacgACATCAACTTTTAACTTTTATacaatttattatatttttttactaTATTCTCATAAATGACAAATTCTCATTgcatattttcttttttcttcatacgaataacatattatcctataaaaataaaataatataaaacagTTGTAGTGAATGgcataattatttttatttatttattattttttttttttcatcagTATATAGAGTtgtagaaaaaaaaaaaaatatatatccaaAGTTAAAAAACTAAATGTGCATAAAATttgcaaaaaaaaaaaaaaaaaaaaaaaaaaacagctttaaaaaaatcaaTCAGCTAAtcttatgaaaaatatttacttttatatttaaaaaaaaaaaagacattttcatttacatttttttctttacatttttcgtttcttatttttcttcttaatttttgttttttgttttttctttttgttttaatttttattcctttatttgtttcttttttggtttttatccttatttatttctttattttattatgttttttttttttttttttttcctgaacaaataataattatagcTATTAAATTCTACatgggaaaaaaaaaaaaaaatggtgTGTGTAAAGAAgctattatatattttatgtatttaataattctaaaaaattattaacatGTTAAGGTTTTATGAACGTGTTcataataaatgaagattttaataatgttgataatatataatttgttcTATAAACAACTGTAGAAgtttacatatatttatgaacAAGCATCTTTAAGGCCCAAatcaaaaaagaaaaaaaaatatatatatatatatatatatatataatatatatgtatatatgtttatattatttgtgtattacataaaaaaggaaagaGTTAAAACATTAACTTATACATTACCCTTTCAGCTGTGATAAGGTTGAAGgcatattttaatatgttgactttttgttgtttacatagatatattaaaatatttaatcTGTATTGTtaattgttattttttatattttccatttgataatatatatatatatatatatatatatatatatatatatatatatatatgtttatttatttatttatttatattagtTAAAANNNNNNNNNNNNNNNNNNNNNNNNNNNNNNNNNNNNNNNNNNNNNNNNNNNNNNNNNNNNNNNNNNNNNNNNNNNNNNNNNNNNNNNNNNNNNNNNNNNNNNNNNNNNNNNNNNNNNNNNNNNNNNNNNNNNNNNNNNNNNNNNNNNNNNNNNNNNNNNNNNNNNNNNNNNNNNNNNNNNNNNNNNNNNNNNNNNNNNNNNNNNNNNNNNNNNNNNNNNNNNNNNNNNNNNNNNNNNNNNNNNNACGGTTAGACATAATTTCCTATAgacaattttttttttttttttttttttttacttttatttattgatttgtttattttgttttattttttgttttgttgAAATAAGGTAACACAATGAATGAACCATGTGCATCTCAGAAATGTGAACATTTGTATTCATCAGATTTAAATAGTGAGAAAGGAcaaaatattcattataaGAACTTCGATGATAATAACTGTATTGATAAAGATCTTCAAATGTATGATAAAAGTATAACTGTTGAAATAGAAAGTGATCAGGAATATTCTAATAAGAGAAGTAAATGTGATAATGAATATTCCAAACAAAGTACCTTAAGCatagataataatgaatCAGAAAATGTACAGGAATATACTTTGAAAACTAAAAGTTTGTGTATAGACGAGAAGAACATTAATAAAgagataaagaaaataaaacaacCAGATgatcttattttttataaaaatgaattaatGTTGGATAAGAGTATAAGTGACTATGAAGAGAATGTAGAAGATATTAATACACTCACTAATTTTGATTATTCTGAAAATGTggaaaatgaaaaagaagaaaacaCTGAGAAAAAAATAGGTAATGTATGTTattcaaattatataaatgagAAGGAAAACGATGAtgtatatgaaaatattaaggatacaaatttaaatgaattatataatgaaaataaaaaaatgaacataaaAGATACAAACAAAGGGGAGAAGGACAAAGTAGTTAAGAATCATTTCCTGAATGATAAAGAAGATGTAATAATATCGAATGAAGAGagacaaaaaaatattgatgTTTTAACAGAGAATTATGAGCAAAATTTAGAAAACAATTTAGATATGAATTGGAATAAATCCCAAATAAAAACATGCATAAGGATTAAACCTTCAGATAAAGCTGAATGTGAATTTGGAAAAGCTATTACACAAATAggaacaaataaaatattaataaattatgaGGTAACAGATGAAATTCGAAAGAGTGAATTTTTAATTGATAAAGTATTTAATGAAGAAAGTACACAAAATGATGTTTGGAAAAGTATTTGTTTTTGTGTTGATTCACTTTTtcaatttaaaaatacaacTGTATTTGCTCATGGACATACAGGTACGGGGAAAACATATACGATGATAGGTCCTGATATTATGGAATTgattaaaaagaaaaagaaaaaaattcgATTTCCCATAAGAAGAATTCCACCTAATGAATATTATCCAAATATACATagtataaaatttttaaataataatagtagtaataataatagtaataatattatgtatgATAGGAAAAGATCATGTTCTCAACCTATATCTTATTTATTACCTAGAACAATAATGCCTTTAGTAAATACCAATTCAGGTAGTTGCAAAAAAGGAAATGATACCtcacataataataataatatatcatattgcagatataacaataaaaataatatggagTGCTTTAATGAAACTAGTTATACAacaaaatatgaaaattataaaactTTTGCAGagtataaaaatgaatataaatataatggAAAAGATTTAATTGAGGAAATACGATATGTTTTAAATTCAAAGAACAAAGGTATGATACCTAGAGCTTGTGAGGAAATAATGAATCGATTAACTTCtataaaattatcataCGGTAATGTAAgtaaattaaaagaaaatacaaataaagataataaaaataaagataataaaaataaagagaataaaaataaagaaaatacaaataaagataatacaaataaagataatacaaatatatacatgaaagatgaaaaaaagaaagagaTTTTTAAAGATGTGAAGGTATATGCATCTTATATGCAGTTATATAATGATAGAATatttgatttattaaatcCGTATAATGAGTCAGCACCGTATCTGAGTACACAAAAGTCCAAATATATgggtaataataataacaacaattACAATGTTAGTAATATgaattgtaataataataattacaaCTGTGGGAATGGGGCTTTTGTGTCAGGTTTACTGACAGTCGAAGTTAATAGTTGCGAAGAATTAATTGAACTTTTGATAGACGGGACTAGTAACCGAGCATGTCGAATTACTAAAACCAATGAAATGTCAACACGATCAcattcaatatataaaatcGAATTAAGATACACGAATAATTCCAAATTTGATCATGTGAAGTCAGgtaatttattattaatcGATTTAGCTGgtaatgaaaaatatgcTGCATCTAATGAGAAATTATATTCCACAGAAGTATGTTCTATCAATAAAAGTTTATCTGCATTATCATTATgtataaatgaattatcTAAAGGTAACAAGAATATTAGTTATCGAAATTCTATATTGACTAGATTACTTCAAGATTCTTTAGGAGGTTCAAGTAAAACAGTTTTTATTTGTACTATATCTTCATCTATGAAAAATGCACGCGAAACCTTATCTTCTTTAAAATTGGTATCTAAGGCAAGAAAAATCCCATTAGGGAACAAAAACTATAATTCTCATATGTATGAAGaggatataaaaaaattaaaaagagaattatattttttgaaaaagtttgttttttttcaatatattaCCAATAAGTATGAGAGCAAAAAAAGgttacaaaatataaaagagttttatttgtataattttctaaattcaaaaaaagaagaaaaggATATTACTGATATAAAGAAAAGGGAACATATGGATAGTATTTTGTATTATGGTTATCATGATGAAGAGGAGAAAGAGGAAGAGGATTGTAAATCAAATGATAAGTTCAagaatgataataatatacaaaaggataaaaataaatatggtATTTATAAAGATAAAGTTAAGTTGGACGTcaataaaattatgaataCGTTTAAAGGTATAGAAAAAATCTACAGCGATTATGAATTTAAATCATTCAGTTCTTTATTGGCACAATGGAATGTTAATAAATGTAGCATTAAAAAGGCGAAAGATAAATTATGCAGTgtgaacaaaaaaaagaaatatttgtggttttataaaaatggaaatatgaataaaagGAGTATTTTGAATTTTATAGAGACGCACACTATAGATTATGAAATAGAAGAGGAAGATGAAGAAGAggaagaagaagaagaagaagaagaagatgatgatgataatgaagatataaatGAGGATATAAATGAGGATATCGAGGAAGATATaaaggaatatataaaggaGGATATAAAGGAAGATATAAAGGAAATGAAAAAGGAACTTCAAAAAGAACTCAAAAATGGGGATAAAAACTTAAAAGTAATGAACAACgaaaatgatgaatatGATGAATTATCTGATgaacattattattatgatgatgacCCTGAAGAAGATAGCATAGAAGAGGTTGTAGAcgaagaagaaaatatgaagaatagtataaattatcatattgAACAGACGGCTCACGATTATAGTGATACAGACgttgataataatatgaatgataataaatatgaaaaggAATCAATggacaaaaaaaaagaatactatattaataacgcttgtaaatataataaatctgtggaaaatagaaaagaaatgtatataaagaaaaggGAAGGATTGTTAAAAGGAGAAGGAAAAAACATTggtataaataataataataataataataataataataaagaaaatgatgaaattataaatgtattgAATAAGGATGATGTTAATGCAATAAGGGATACGtacaaaaatatgaaagatgaatattttgatttaCTTCAGAATGATACTAAATGTTTAatacaaaagaaaaaggatgatcatgaaaataagaaagaaaaaataaatgaagatTTGATGAAAAGTATGGGTGTAGGAGAAAGAAAGGAGAGTAGTAAGAACAGCAAAAAGGAATATGATATCCCTTTGAGTAATAATAAGTATGATTGTAAATTATTagataaagaaaagaaattaataaattccaagaaaataaaaaaaattaatgatGGTGATGAAATAAAATCTAGAACGTCTTTGaaggaagaaaaagaaaaaaagaaagaaacAAATACCAATAATAGTTGTGTGGTAAATAGTAACTACCACATATCTGATTTCACTAATTTTAGTAGCAGGAAGAATTCTATTAACAATGCCGGAATAAATAATTTGGTCATTAATAAgataaataattttcatcatataaAAGGATACACATGTGATAAAATGAGTAGTAAAAAAAGTAcgaatgataataataaaattatgtgTGAAGGGTTAAGAGGGGATAGTAAGTATCCTAAAAGtggaaataataaatattatgatgataaacatatttatgttGATCACAAcacatataatttattcGATAGAGAACGGTCTGTAAGCGAAAATTTTTCCTATAGCAActtaaaaaacaaaacgATCATTGGAAAAAATTTTAAGGATAAgttttcttattatattgaatttgataaatataacagTGATAATCATAAgaattatgatataattaaaaattgtACAAATGGTAAAATGATAAGAGATACAAGAAAGGCTAAAGAGAATAATGTTCCTGACagtaataatttttcagCATGCTCTGAAAGATTAAAAGACTGGAGGaatgatgaaaaagatAGAACACAAATATATGTGAAGAAAAAGGTGACTAAGAACCAACTTATAAATGAAATTGAAAAGAGCTGGTTAacatttgaaaaaaaattagaaaataaattaaatttgaaaaaaaagtatataataaaagaaacAGATGAAGggagaaaaataaatgatgatgTAAGTAATGGTATGGATAATATTAGTGCACTGGAagaaaataagaaaaagcTGGAACATTTGAAGAATAGATATGGACAAATGTTGAGGGAttcacaaaaaaaaaagaataatattaagaaagagtattataatgataaaatgaatattgATTTAAATGAGAGTGATAAATGTGATGGTGATATACATT
The window above is part of the Plasmodium reichenowi strain SY57 chromosome 7, whole genome shotgun sequence genome. Proteins encoded here:
- a CDS encoding kelch protein, putative; its protein translation is MDVLSKDVSSDDNLKRIEFFNKESNDILEDIKKDKILKNENSVLKSLALNDRNNINKINYTHNNTNTYKTSSNNNNNNNIYHFDSNELNNCDFYKNISIPDELHHYNKDVDNICNINKEKINENNNEVDIVYSYVINDSQKNIDSNNELISMNISIDEGENYVLKKRIKKLPFFRYGHFLCLTKNGCILAIGGTDGKKKYGLVEKYCMENKKWKQINIMHFSRSNFCGICTDNNDLFILGGEGDERILKSVEYFDSKINSWRSLPPLNCVRHSASAIFFQNMIFIIGGKDGIGEYGKVHKSVEMLNLKEKNMRWVMCKSLKQARLGLATIVFKGKIYAIGGSTGVKNLSSVEIYDFQINNWVDGPNMNLPRSNMVAFIWENHLVVYGGINKHKGDLINSAEIFNEKKNCWELLNNNAKT
- a CDS encoding kinesin-19, putative translates to MNEPCASQKCEHLYSSDLNSEKGQNIHYKNFDDNNCIDKDLQMYDKSITVEIESDQEYSNKRSKCDNEYSKQSTLSIDNNESENVQEYTLKTKSLCIDEKNINKEIKKIKQPDDLIFYKNELMLDKSISDYEENVEDINTLTNFDYSENVENEKEENTEKKIGNVCYSNYINEKENDDVYENIKDTNLNELYNENKKMNIKDTNKGEKDKVVKNHFLNDKEDVIISNEERQKNIDVLTENYEQNLENNLDMNWNKSQIKTCIRIKPSDKAECEFGKAITQIGTNKILINYEVTDEIRKSEFLIDKVFNEESTQNDVWKSICFCVDSLFQFKNTTVFAHGHTGTGKTYTMIGPDIMELIKKKKKKIRFPIRRIPPNEYYPNIHSIKFLNNNSSNNNSNNIMYDRKRSCSQPISYLLPRTIMPLVNTNSGSCKKGNDTSHNNNNISYCRYNNKNNMECFNETSYTTKYENYKTFAEYKNEYKYNGKDLIEEIRYVLNSKNKGMIPRACEEIMNRLTSIKLSYGNVSKLKENTNKDNKNKDNKNKENKNKENTNKDNTNKDNTNIYMKDEKKKEIFKDVKVYASYMQLYNDRIFDLLNPYNESAPYLSTQKSKYMGNNNNNNYNVSNMNCNNNNYNCGNGAFVSGLLTVEVNSCEELIELLIDGTSNRACRITKTNEMSTRSHSIYKIELRYTNNSKFDHVKSGNLLLIDLAGNEKYAASNEKLYSTEVCSINKSLSALSLCINELSKGNKNISYRNSILTRLLQDSLGGSSKTVFICTISSSMKNARETLSSLKLVSKARKIPLGNKNYNSHMYEEDIKKLKRELYFLKKFVFFQYITNKYESKKRLQNIKEFYLYNFLNSKKEEKDITDIKKREHMDSILYYGYHDEEEKEEEDCKSNDKFKNDNNIQKDKNKYGIYKDKVKLDVNKIMNTFKGIEKIYSDYEFKSFSSLLAQWNVNKCSIKKAKDKLCSVNKKKKYLWFYKNGNMNKRSILNFIETHTIDYEIEEEDEEEEEEEEEEEDDDDNEDINEDINEDIEEDIKEYIKEDIKEDIKEMKKELQKELKNGDKNLKVMNNENDEYDELSDEHYYYDDDPEEDSIEEVVDEEENMKNSINYHIEQTAHDYSDTDVDNNMNDNKYEKESMDKKKEYYINNACKYNKSVENRKEMYIKKREGLLKGEGKNIGINNNNNNNNNNKENDEIINVLNKDDVNAIRDTYKNMKDEYFDLLQNDTKCLIQKKKDDHENKKEKINEDLMKSMGVGERKESSKNSKKEYDIPLSNNKYDCKLLDKEKKLINSKKIKKINDGDEIKSRTSLKEEKEKKKETNTNNSCVVNSNYHISDFTNFSSRKNSINNAGINNLVINKINNFHHIKGYTCDKMSSKKSTNDNNKIMCEGLRGDSKYPKSGNNKYYDDKHIYVDHNTYNLFDRERSVSENFSYSNLKNKTIIGKNFKDKFSYYIEFDKYNSDNHKNYDIIKNCTNGKMIRDTRKAKENNVPDSNNFSACSERLKDWRNDEKDRTQIYVKKKVTKNQLINEIEKSWLTFEKKLENKLNLKKKYIIKETDEGRKINDDVSNGMDNISALEENKKKLEHLKNRYGQMLRDSQKKKNNIKKEYYNDKMNIDLNESDKCDGDIHYRGYYNDNNNNNNNNNSNTNNSNNSNNNNNNNNNNNNNYIYSNNCYTHSGKYNYNNSHHHNDNENDSSSKTFFYINVEKKDTDAFHLLHKVYNKSRKDEVIYDIKEEDNNINVSHNVVHNNVNTCLENYYMNRYKSDKVNQNQQTELVYGRNPYGSTKVHKMNFFYLNDNKNITLSKNVDTKKSVEKNDYLLINENKRNCVNNLLPYNHVSSRNNGIKKRNHIRDINDKYQLKEHVHYIKTNQHNHMSNSNSNSNGKSNIIYGNNVIPKDSHDISVLVSPIQHSHNKTSAFICMPNYRSIRKYE